The Boseongicola sp. DNA segment GGGTTGGTATTATGTTCGCAGCGAATACGAGCGGTTCTTGTGGCGCGCGCCAGTTGAAACAGACCACAAAGTTGTTGTCATCACGTTTTCCGATGCCGAAGTGGTCCAGAATATCGAGACATTTGGTCTTGAGAATGGCCAGGTCGTTGCTTTGAACCGTCGGGTGACAGACAGCAATACACAGGGCATCAGCTTTTTGCGTCAGCTATTCTCGAACTTTGGCCGTCTGAACGTTGGCGATCTGATTAACGAGAACTAAGCGTTCTCGTCTTCAGGTACGAAATCCAGCGACACACCGTTGATGCAATAACGCAGGCCCGTTGGGTTTGGCCCATCTGGGAAGACGTGGCCAAGGTGCCCTTCGCATTGATTGCAGTGCACTTCGGTGCGGCGCATGAAAAAGCTGCGGTCCGTGGTTTCGCCAACCATTTCATCGTCAACGGGTTGATAGAATGAGGGCCAACCGGTGCCGCTTTCGAATTTGTGGGCCTGATCGAACAGGGGGGCACCACAGCCTTTGCAACGGTATGTGCCAGCGTCTTTAGGGAAGTTGTCGTTGCTGCCCGCCCGTTCAGTGCCGTGTTTGCGCAGCACTTTATATTCCAGATCGTTCAGTTGCGCGCGCCATTCGGCGTCTGATTTGACGACTTTATCCATGTGTTCACCCCTTCTTCGTGGCCCTGACATATGA contains these protein-coding regions:
- the bamE gene encoding outer membrane protein assembly factor BamE, producing MAVLAGCARLTNNHGYVPEVEALDSIVVGTDTKDTVAQSVGRPGTLGLIDTRGWYYVRSEYERFLWRAPVETDHKVVVITFSDAEVVQNIETFGLENGQVVALNRRVTDSNTQGISFLRQLFSNFGRLNVGDLINEN
- the msrB gene encoding peptide-methionine (R)-S-oxide reductase MsrB: MDKVVKSDAEWRAQLNDLEYKVLRKHGTERAGSNDNFPKDAGTYRCKGCGAPLFDQAHKFESGTGWPSFYQPVDDEMVGETTDRSFFMRRTEVHCNQCEGHLGHVFPDGPNPTGLRYCINGVSLDFVPEDENA